CGTCGTGGCCCGCCGTGCCGCCCGCGTGGCCGCCGGACGCGATGAACCAGAACGGCACGGCCCAGGCGACGACGCTGCACGCAGCCGCCACCGGCCCGCGCGCGACGAGCAGCACGACGGTGAGGACGGCGAGCGCCAGCAGCGTGCCGAGCAGCAGTCGGCCGGTCTCGACCTCGGTGAAGAAGAACTGCAGCAGACGGCCGAAGTCGTTGGTCGCCGTGACCGGGTTGGTCACCAGGGTGCGGAAGTTGCCCCATGCCATGAAGCCCTGCGCGACCGCGGCGACGCCCGTGGAGGCCGCGGCGATGTCGAGCGTGCGATGCCAGTCGCGGCTGCCGGGGCGGAGCGCGAAGCAGGCGAGCACCAGGCCACCGAAGGCAGCGGCGATCGCGAGGTTGCGCAGCATGCTGGCGATCGGGATGCCGTAGCGCACAGCAGCGCCGGGATCCTCGATCGCGAGCGGGTCGGCGCCGCCGCCGAGATCGAGCGCCGCCCAGAGCGCCACCAGCCCCGCGAGGATCGCGAGCGCTGGCGCGAGAAGACGGAGGCGCTGCACCCATTCAGGGTAGTCGCCGTGGCCACCGGCCCGCCCCGCCGCACAACGCAAGCTCTCTGCCCGGATCTCGCTGCGCATCCGTCGCCACGGCGGATTCCTCGCTGGTTGCAGTTCGCGAGCTTGCGCTGTGCGCCGAGCGCAGGATGGGGATCGGGATGCGGATGGGGGTTGGAACACGCAAAAGGCCCCGCCGTCGTGGCGGGGCCCCTCGCGTGCTGTGTGGAGCGGTCTTACTTGACGGCTGCCTTGAGCTTCGAGCCAGCGGTCAGCTTGACGCGGTGGCCGGCAGCGATCTTGATCTCGGCGCCCGTCTGCGGGTTGCGGCCCGTGCGGGCAGCAGTCGCGGTGCGCTCTGCGCTGAAGAAGCCGGGGATCGAGACCTTGTCGCCAGCGGCGACGGCGGTCGAGACCTCGTCGAAGAGCGCGTCGAGCACGGCGCTGACCTTGGCCTGCGAGAGGTCGGTCGACGCAGCGATCTTCGATGCGAGCGTGGTCTTGTTGATGGTCTCAGCCATGATGTCCTCCTGGTGGTGGCATGTCCGTCCCGCCTAGGGGCGGGCATTTCGCCGGGGCCTGGTGGGGCTCCGACCACCCCCGAACGTAGCCGCGAGGCCCCGAATCCTTTGGAGAAACACCCCGACACGCCGCGATTTCCGCGTCTTTTCGCGGATCGCGAACGGGTTTGGGGGACAAATCGCTGTTCAGGGCCGCTCTGCGGCGCTCACCGAGGCCAGCCGTCGGGCACGGAGCGTCGACGCGCGAGCCGCTCTGCGGCGCTCGAAGAAGGGAAGGAAGACGCCGATCAGCGGGCCGACGCCGAAGGCGAAGATGACGGTGCCGACGCCCACCGGGCCGCCCAGCAGCCAGCCGATCAGCAGCGCCGTGCCCTCGATGAGGGTGCGCACGATCCAGATGCGCCAACCGGTGATGCGCACCAGGCCGGTCATGAGCCCGTCGCGCGGGCCGGGCCCGAGCTGCGGCGCGATGTAGATGCCGGTCGCGATCGCGAGCAGCACGATGCTGCCGACGAGCATCAGGATCTGCGCCCACAGCTCGGTCGGCGCCGGGATGAGCCACAGCCCCAGGTCGGCGGCGGGTCCCACGAGCAGCGCATTGAGCAGCGTGCCGATGCCCGGCCGCTGCCGCAGCGGGATCCACAGCAGCAGCACGATGCCCGACACCACCACGGTCGCGGTGCCGTAGCTCATCGGCAGGTGGTTGGCGATGCCGAGCGAGAACACGTCCCACGGACCGACGCCGAGCGTCGCGCGCACGAGCAGCGAGAGCGAGATGCCGTAGAGGAAGAGGCCGACCAGCAGCTGCGCGACGCGGGCGGCGGTGTCAGCGGGGCCGAGCGCGTCGATGGGGAGGAAGAGGCGGCGGATGCGGTGCACAGCCCCATTCCATCGCCTCACGCGGGTGGGCGCACGGGCCACTCCTGCAGAAGTGGCTCGCGACAAGCAGTCCACTGTGCGGCAGGATTGCAGCATGGCATCCCGGCTCGGCACCCAGCTCGGCGAGTGGCAGGCGACGAGCGGCGTCGCGCAGTCGCTCGCCGACCGCATCCGCATGCTGCTGCTCGACGGTCGCATCACCGTCGGCGAGCGGCTCCCGAGCGAGCGCGCCCTCGCCGCAGAGCTCGACCGCTCCCGGGCCACCATCGCGCGCGCCTACGAGCTGCTCGAGACGCGCGGCTACGTCACCCGCACGCACGGCTCCGGCACCCGGGCGGCGCTGCCGACCCAGCGCATCCATCGACCCGCGCCCGCCGGCGAGGGCGTGATCGACTTCACGATGGCCTCCGTCGGCTCGGCGCCGGGCATGTACGCGGCGACCGTGCGCGCGCTCGACCGGGTCGCGGGGCTGCTGGGCACCCCCGGTTACTCGCTCGACGGCCTGCCGGAGCTGCGCGAGCGCATCGCGGCGCGATTCGCGGCGCGCGGCCTGCCGACCGACCCCGACCAGATCGTCGTGACGAGCGGCGCCATGCACGCGCTGACGCTGGTGCTCGCCGCCTTCGGCGAGCGCGGCAGGCCGGCGCTCGTCGAGCAGCCATCGTTCCCGCACGCGCTCGAGGCGCTGCGCCGCACCGGGCACCGACTCGTGCCGACGCCGGTCTCGCCCGAGGATGAGGATTCGACCGGCTGGGACGCCGCGCACCTGATCGAGACGCTGCGCAGCCAACGACCGGCGCTCGCCTACCTGATCGCCGACTTCCACAACCCCACCGGCGCGACGATGCCGGAGCTCGAGCGCGCCAGGCTCGCGGCCGTCGCGCGCTCGACCGGCACGCTGCTGGTGGTCGACGAGACCTGCGCGGAGCTCGACATCGACCGCGGCTGGACCCCGAGGCCGTTCGCGGCGCACGGCCCGGCGATCCTGATCGGCTCGATGTCGAAGATCGCATGGGGCGGCATGCGCATCGGCTGGATCCGGGCGACGAGCGCCGAGCAGACGGCACGACTGCTGGCGACGCGGCCATCGATCGATCTCGGCACGCCACTGCTCGAGCAGTGCATCGCGATCGAGCTGCTGGACGACATGGATGCGCTGCTCGAGCGGGCGCGCGAGCGGTTGTCAGCAGGGCGGGCGGCGGTGGCGGCAGGGCTCGCCGCGCACCTGCCGGGTGTCGCGATGCCGAGGGTGCCGGGCGGCCTGGCCGCCTGGATCGACCTCGGCGGTCCGTGGTCGACGTCGCTCTCGCTCGGCGCGCGCGACCGCGGGCTGCTGCTGCCGCCCGGGCCGCGCTTCTCGCCCTCTGGCGTGCTCGACCGCTACGCGCGCATCCCGATCACGTGGGAGCCGGAGGTCACGAACGCAGCGCTGGAGCGGCTCGGCAGTGCCTGGCGCGCCCTGCACGCTGGTGAGCTGCCCGACTCGACGCGACTGGCGGCATCCGCCGTCGTCTGACTCGCGCGCCGAGGGACCCTTGCGCGCGGGCGCCTTTCGCGCTTGCGTTGGCGGCATGGCGATCATCGGCTTCCATGCCTCGCACGAGCAGATCCCGCCGAGCGCGCTGCTGCAGCACGTGCAGCACGCCGAGCAGGCGGGCTTCGCGGCCGCGATGTGCTCCGACCACCTCGCACCCTGGAGCCTGCGGCAGGGGCACAGCGGCCACAGCTGGGCATGGCTCGGGGCAGCGCTCGCATCGACGTCGCTGCCGTTCGGGGTGGTCACCGCACCCGGCCAGCGCGCCCATCCGGCGGTCGTCGCGCAGGCGATCGCGACGCTCGGCGAGATGTTCCCCGGCCGATTCTGGGCGGCGCTCGGCTCGGGCGAGAACGTCAACGAGCACGTCACGGGAGAGCCGTGGCCCGACAAGGCGACGCGCGAGCGGCGGCTGATCGAGAGCGCCGACGTGATGCGGCGGCTGCTGGCCGGCGAGGAGGTCTCGCACAGCGGCGAGATCGTGGTCGACGGCGCGCGCGTCTGGTCGCGGCCCCCGGAGCCGCCGCCGCTGATCGGCGCGGCGGTCTCGCCCGTCTCGGCCGCCTCGCATGCGCGATGGGCGGATGGGCTGATCACGGTGGCCGCCGACGGCCCGGCCCTGCGGGATGTGCTCACCGCCTACCGCGACGCCGGAGGGCGCGGGCCGGTGTCCGCGCAGCTGCACCTGTCGTGGGCTCCCGACGAGCGGGACGCCCTGGCGATCGCGCTCGACCAATGGGCCTACGGCACGCTCGGCCCGCCCGCGACCTGGGACATCGCGACGCCTGCGGAGTTCGATCGCCGCAGCGTCGACGTCGACGAGGAGGCGATCCGGCGGGCGGTCACGATCTCGAGCGATCTCGCCGTGCACGTGGCGCGCGTCGCCGAGATCCTCGACGCCGGCTACGACGCCGTCTACCTCCACCACGTCGGCCAGGAGCAGTCGGCGTTCATCGACGCGTTCGGCGAGCGGGTGCTGCCCGCGCTGGATCGAACGCTGCCCGGCACGACGGCAGCAGGTGACGCATGACGCCGCGGCCGATCGAGTCCGCCGACCTCTGGTGGCGCAACGCCGTCTACTACTGCCTCGACATCCAGGTCTTCCAGGACTCCGACGGCGATGGCGACGGCGACATCCAGGGCCTCATCTCCCGCATCCGCTACCTCGCCGACCTGGGTGTGACGTGCCTGTGGCTGATGCCCTTCTTCCCCACCGCCGATCGCGATGACGGCTACGACATCACCGACTTCTTCGCCGTCGACCCCCGGCTCGGCACCCTCGGGGATCTCGTCGAGCTCGTGCGCGTCGCGCGGGCGAACGGCATGCGCGTGATCGTCGACTTCGTCATGAACCACACCTCTGCCGAGCACCCCTGGTTCCGGTCATCGCGCTCGTCGAAGGAGTCTCCGCATCGCGACTGGTACGTGTGGCGCGACGAGCCGCCGGCGTACCCGGATCCGCCCGTCTTCCCGGGCGAGGAGGACTCCACCTGGACGAAGGACGAGCGCACGGGGCAGTACTACCTGCACCACTTCCGCGCGCATCAGCCCGATCTCAACATCGCGCATCCGCCCGTGCAGCAGCAGATCGAGCGCAACCTGGGCCTGTGGCTCGAGCTGGGTGTCTCCGGCTTCCGCATCGACGCCGTGCCGTTCCTCTTCAGCGGTGCCGACCCGCATTCGACCGAGGCGGCCGGCACCGACTACGACGGCGCCGCGCACCTCCGCTGGATCGAGACGTTCGTCTCGCAGCGGCAGGGCGAGGCGATGCTGCTGGGCGAGGTGAACCTGCCGCACGAGCAGCAGCTGGCGTGGTTCGCGGCCGACGGGAAGGCGGCGGGGCTGCAGGTGCAGTTCGACTTCGTGTCCATGCAGCAGCTCTTCCTCTCGCTCGCGCGCAAGGACGCGCATCCGCTCGCCGCAGCGCTGCGCGACCGCCCGCAGCTGCCGCCGACGGCGCAGTGGGCCAACTTCGTGCGCAACCACGACGAGCTGACGCTCGACAAGCTCGCACCCGCCGAGCTCGAGGAGGTCTTCGAGGCGTTCGCGCCGGAGGAGGGGATGCGGCTCTACGGCCGCGGGATCCGGCGTCGGCTGCCGACGATGCTCGGCGACGACCGCGCGGTGCGGCTCGTCTACACGCTGATGTTCTCGCTGCCGGGCTGCCCGGTGCTGTTCTACGGCGAGGAGATCGGCATGGGCGAGGCGCTCGAGGTGCCTGGCCGCTACGCGGTGCGCACGCCGATGCAGTGGGAGGCGGATGCCTCGGCCGGCTTCTCCACGGCGCCGCGGGGACGCTGGTCGCGGCCGCTGCCGGGCGGCGACCTGGGTCCCGATCGGGTGAACGTCGCCGATCAGCGGCGCGACCCGATGTCGCTGTGGCGGCACATCCAGCGGTTGACCACGATGTACCACGATGCGCCCGAGCTGGCGTGGTCGGCGCTGGAGGTCGTCGGGGTGCGCCGGAAGGCGGTGCTCGCGCACGTCTGCCGCGCAGACGACTGGGCGATGCTCGCGCTGCACAACCTCGGAGACCGCCGCGAGTCGGTGCGGCTCGAGGTGCGATCCGATGCCGGGCCCGTCACGCTCGTCGACCGCTTCGACGACTCGTCGATGACGATCGACGGCACGCTCGAGCTCGATCTGGATCCCTACGGCTGGCGCTGGCTGCAGGTCGTGCCGCCGGACGCGACGATCCGGCGCGTGTAGCGTCTCGGCGTGCCGTGCGCCGCACCGGAGCGGCGCGCGCCTACGAGGTCGAGGGCGTGAGGAACGGGCCTTCGCCGCGGGCGACGCCCTGCTCCACGATCTGCTTGAGCGAGCGGCTGATGCTGAAGAGCGCGCGCAGGCCGAGCACCGCGATGGTCACGGCACCCGCGATCAGCAGCAGCCACGGCAGCGCGCCGAGCAGCAGAAAGGGAACGTGGGGGCCGAATCCGAAGTCCATGGCGCTCACTCTGGCAGACCGCAGGGCGGACGACGAAGGCCCCGACCACCGTGGACGGATCCACAGGGTCGGGGCCTTCGTGCGAAGCGGGTGCTTACCAGCTCGACTTGGTCACACCGGGCAGCTCGCCTCGGTGCGCCATGTCGCGGAAGCGCACACGCGAGACGCCGAACGCACCGACGTGGCCGCGGGGGCGGCCGTCGATGGCGTCGCGCTTGCGCACGCGGACCGGCGAAGCGTTGCGGGGAAGCTTCTGCAGGCCGAGACGGGCGGCCTCGCGCTCCTCGTCGGTGCTCTTCGGGTCGACGAGGGCCTTCTTCAGCACAAGACGCTTCTCGGCGTAGCGCGCGACGATGACCTTCCGCTGCTCGTTCTTGGCGATCATGCTCTTCTTAGCCATTTATCGCTCCTCTCGGAACTCGACGTGCTGGCGGACGACGGGGTCGTACTTCTTCAGCACAAGGCGGTCAGGGTTGTTGCGACGGTTCTTCTTCGTCACGTAGGTGTAGCCGGTGCCGGCAGTCGAGCGCAGCTTGATGATCGGACGGACGTCCTGGGACTTCTTCGCCATCAGAGCTTCACCCCCCGAGTCTGCATGTCACGGACGACGGCCTCGATGCCACGGGCATCGATGACCTTCATGCCCTTGGCCGAGACGTTGAGCGTCACGTTGCGCTTGAGCGACGGGACGAAATAGGTCTTGCGCTGCACGTTCGGGTCGAAGCGTCGCTTCGTGCGCCGGTGCGAGTGCGAGATAGCGTGCCCGAAGCCGGGAACGGCTCCGGTCACCTGGCATACCGCTGCCATGGTTCCTCCATATGGTTACCGTGGGCCTGAGCCCACCCAAGATCACTTGCCTGCCCACGCCGCTGCCGTGCCCTTGCGGGTGATGGAGGGGGCGTGTGCTGCGCGGCCGAAGCCGCACCAAGGATCTATCGTACGGCACGCGCGGCCCGCCCGGCAATCCCGAGTTCCGGGCGGGGTGGAGGAAGCGTCACCGCATGCCTCGTGCCGGGTAGGTGGCGGATGCGTCAGCGCGCGTTGGGCGGGAAGACCGGCTGCCCGTCGTGGCCCACCGGGTAGGGCGTGCCGTCTGCGTGGGTCGGCCACGGCAGCAAGCCGTTGGCGTCGGGCTGCGCCGCCTGCTGTGGCGGCTGGCCGGGCCACTGCGTGGCGGCGGGAGCTGCGGGCCACTGTGTCGAGGCCTGCGTCGCTGCCGGGGCCGCCGGCCACTGCTGCGCGACGGGGTTCGACGCCGAGCCCGCCGCGGCCTGCGGCCACTGCGCCGACGGTGCCGGCACGGCGCCCTGCTGGACCGCCGGTCGCACGTGCTCCCCGCGGGCCTCAGCCTCCTGCCAGTCGAGGTTGCGGCGGTTCCAGAACAGCAGCACCGTCACCGAGGCGGCCAGTGCGGTGACGACGATCGCCGCGACGGTCGAGCGCCAGTACCACTCGCCCACGTCTATGCCGAAGGCGTCGATGGCGAAGTGCAGGGTCAGCAGCACGCCGACGAGCCCGAGCAGCCCGGCCGCGACGAGCCCCAGCACCCGCCCGAACTGGCTGCCGGATGCCTTGCCCAGGGTGATGAGGCCCCAGGAACCGGCGGCCGCGGCGCGCACGACCAGCAGCGTGAGCAGGACGATGCCGAGCAGCTCGGCAAACAGCCAGCCGGAGCCGAAGTCATAGTCGTCGACCTCACCTCCCGAGCGGCCGCCGCGCACCCAGATCGCGATCATCAGCACGGCCAGCAGGTAGGTGTTCGCCGCCACCCCGATCACCAGCGGCGTGGCAGAGCGCCGCGCCAGCACGAGGTCGAGCGCCAGCAGGCCCGTGAACGCCAGGAAGACGACGACCGTCCAGACCACGCGCGGCGCCTGGCTCTCGAAGTCGCCGATGAAGATGAGCACGACCGTGACGATCGAGACGATCGCCAGCAGGCACATGCCGACGAACAGCACCGGCTGGATGCCCATGATGCGGCGCGGCGCCGGGGTGCCTGCCGCAGCCGGCTGCTGCGCGGGGTCGCCGTGCGGGCGCCGCACGGTCTGCGTGTCAGGCACGCTGGTGTGCTGCTCGCCGTATGAGCTGGGCGGGTTCGTCACGGACGGCCTCCTCGGTCGGGTGAGCTCAGTCTCACAGCAGCGCCTGGGCGTGTGCCGCCAGCAGCCGGTCGGCTGTGGAGAGCGGGCGCAGCGGCGCGCCCGGCCGGCGGGGCGGGAACGATCAGCGCTTGGCCGCACACTCGGCGCAGAGGCCGAAGATGTCGACCACGTGCTCGGGCTCGACGAACCCGTGCTGGGCCGCGACCTGCCTCGCCCAGCGCTCGACCGCCGCGGCCTCGAGCTCGACGGTGCGGCCGCAGCTGCGGCAGATGAGGTGATGGTGGTGGGTGGGCGTGCAGGCGCGGTAGAGCACCTCGCCGCCGGCCTGCAGCGCATCCGCCTCGCCGTCCTCCGCGAGCGCCGCGAGCGCCCGGTAGACGGTGGCCAGCCCGACCGTGGAGCCGCCGGTGCGCAGCGACTGGTGCAGCGACTGCGCCGAGACGAACTCGTCGCTCGCCGAGAGCGCCTCGCGCACAGCTTCGCGCTGGCGCGTGGTGCGGCGGGGTGCGGCGTCGGTGTCGGTGTCGGTCATGGGGTCCTCACCTCGATGGTGGCATGCGAGTGGCCCGCGTGCATGCCGGAGCGCTGCGCAGGCGGCCGACTGCGGATCGCCGGTCGGGCGCGCAACGAGTTGATGAGCCACGCGAGGCCGTAGGCGAACGCGGCCACGAGCGCGATCGCACCGCCCGCGGCGATGTCGAGCCAGCGCGATGCCAGCAGGCCGAGCACCCCCGAGACGATCCCGACCGCGGGGGCCAGCACCAGCATCCATCGCCAGTCCCGCACCACGAGTCGAGCCGCGGCTGCGGGAGCGACGATGAGCGCGACGCCGAGGATCGCGCCGACCACGGGCATGATCGCGACCACGGTGCCGGCGATGAGCGCGAGCGAGAGCACCTCCGGCAGCCAGGGCGCGAGCCCCGCACGGCGATAGCCGGCCTCGTCGGCGCTCGAGAAGAGCAGGTGGCGGCCGAAGATCGCCCAGATGCCGATCGCTGCGGCGAGCACCGCAGCGGTGAGCGCGAGGTCTGCCGCGGTCACGGCGAGCACCTGCCCGACCAGGAACGACTCGACGTCGATCGCGAGCGGCGTCACCGACTGCAGGAATGCGCCGAGCGCGAAGCCGGCGGTCAGCATGACGCCGGATGCGACGGCGGGGCCCTGGGAGCGGATGCGGCCGATGCCGAGTGCGATGGCGATGAGCGCGATCGCGGCGGCCGCGGCGCCGAGTGGGATCGAGACGCCGAGGATCGCTGCCGCGACGGCGCCGGGGAACGTCGCGTGCGTGAGCGACATGGTGAAGAAGGCGCGCTCGCGCAGCACGACCAGCACGCCAACGACGCCCGCGAGGGCACCGGCGAGCACGACCTCGAGCATGGCCGACTGGAAGAAGTCCATCAGCGCACGCCAACCACGACGGGTTCGGCTGCCCGCGTCGGGCGCCCCCGCAGGGCGCCGACGCCGAGCGCCACCAGATACCCCGCGATCATCGTGAGGGCCACGGTCGCGCCGGGGGCCGCATCCACCCCCGCCTCCGCCAGCTGCACCACGAGCCAGAGGCCGAGCCAGCCGGTGACGGCGCCGAACAGGATCGAGATCGCGATCGCGGTGGGCAGCGAGCGAGTGAGGGCGCGGGCCGCGGCCGTCGGCACGATGACGACGGCGAGCGCGAGGAGCGTGCCGACCGAAGCGGAGGCAGCGACCACGACCAGGGCGATCGCGACCGTGCCGACCACCTCCAGCGCGAGCACCGGCAGCCCGGCGCGGCGGGCGCCCGCGGGGTCGAAGGCGGCGAAGAGCTGCTGCCTGCCGGTCACGACGATGAGCGCAACGGCGACCGCGATGAGCGTGAGCGCGACGCCCAGATCGCTCCAGGTGATCGTGAGGAGGCGGCCGAAGAAGAAGTCGGAGATGCTGCTGCCCGAGCCGCGCGAGACCGAGACGAGCACGACCCCGAAGGAGAAGAAGGTGGTGAGCACGATCGCCACGGCCGTGTCGCGCGGCTGACCGCGGCGCGAGATGAGCGCGAGCACGACGGCGGCGGCGAGCGCCGCGCCGACCGCGCCGGGCAGCAGGCCCGCGGTGCCGCCGAGGGCCGCGCCGATCGCGAGCCCGGGGAAGACAGCATGCGTGAGGCCGTCGGTCGAGAACTCGAGTCGGCGCAGGTGCACGAGCACGCCGACGGTGCCCGCGGCGACGGCGAGCGCGATCAGCAGCAGCAGCGGCCGGCCCATGAACGGCGCCGCGAAGGGCGTGAACGGGTCGAGCAGCGCTGCCTGCAGCGGCGTCATCCGGCGTCGCGCTCGGCCGGATCGTCGGCGGCGAGCAGGTGGTGGTGCACGGCGTGCTCGACCGCGTGGTGCTCGGTGGTGGCGAGCGTGTGCCCGTCGATCTCCATCACGTGGCTCGCGAACGCCGCCTCGACCTGCTCGAGCGTGAGCACGCAGGCGGTGTCGTCGAACGCGATCTGCCGCTCGTTGACGAGCAGGGTGCGATCGCAGACGGCGCGGGCGAGCTCGAGGTCGTGGGTGGTGATGAGCAGGGCGACGCCCCGCGCCTTCAGGGTGCGGATGGTCTCCACGAGCGCGTCGCGGGAGCCCTGGTCGAGGCCGTTGAAGGGCTCGTCGAGCAGCAGCAGCACCGGCTCGCTCGCGAGCGCCCGCGCCAGCAGGCCGCGCTGTCGCTGCCCGCCGGAGAGGTCGCCGAAGCGGGTGCGACGGTGCTGCGCGAGCCCGACGGCCTCGAGCGCGTCGGCGATGATCCGGCGGTCGCCGCCGCCCGGCCAGCGCAGGCCGAGCCTGGGCGTGCGGCCCATCGAGACCACCTGCTCGAGCGTGACCGGGAACGACGGGTCGATCTCGCTCGACTGCGGCAGCGTGCCGATCTCTCCCCTGCCGGTCGGCACGCGGAAGACCGCGGCGTCGTGCTGCGCGATGCCGAGGATGCCGGAGAGCAGCGTCGACTTGCCCGCGCCGTTCGGCCCGATCAGGGCGACGGCCTCCCCCGGCCGCACCGTGAAGGAGACGTCGGTGAGCACGGGTGCCCCCCCGTAGCCGAAGGAGGCATCCCCGATCTCGACGATCGTGTCCCGCTGCTCGCTCACGAGAGCGATTCTGGCACCTGCAGCGGCTCCGCCCCCCACGCGGTGACGATCGCGGTGGTGTTGTGGATCTGCGCGCCGATGTAGGTGCTCGTCGCGCTGCCGTCCGGCCCGAGCGCGTCGGCCGCGAGCGCATCCTCGCCCTGGCGCAGCTCGACGTCGGCCTCGCGGGCGATCGTCGCTGCCAGCTGCGGGTCGATGGCGTTCTCGCTGAAGACCACCGGCGTGCCCGTCGCGCGGATCTCCGCGACCAGCTCGTCGATGTGCGCTGCGCTCGCATCGGCGCTGTCATCGAGGCTCGGCAGCACGGTGCCGACCACCTGCACGTCGAAGGCGCGCTCCAGGTAGCCGAAGGTGTCGTGCGTCGTGACCACCAGGCGCTCCTCGACCGGCACCTGGTCGATCGATCCGCGCATCCACTCGTCCAGATCGGCGAGCTGCGCGAGGTAGGCAGTGGCGGATGCGTCGATGTCGGCCCCGGGGTCCGCCGCGGTCACGGCGTCGACGATGGCCTCCGCCTGCAGGATCACGTTGGCGGGATCCGTCCAGACGTGCGGGTCGAACTCGCCGTGGTCGTGGCCCTCGTGGCCCTCCTCAGCGTGCTCCTCGTCGGCGTGGTCGTGCTCGGCGTGCTCCTGGGCGGTCTCGCCTGCGTGCTCGTCGCCGTGATCGTGCCCTGCGTGCGGGTCGTCCTCCGCGGCGATCAGGTCGAGCGCCCCCGAGGTGTCGACGAGCGTGCCGCCGAAGCCCGATGCCTCGACGGTGTCGTCGAGCCAGCCCTCGAGCCCCGCGCCGCTGACGATCAGGAGGTCGGCGTCCGCGAGCGCGCTGAGCGCCGTCGGGCCGGGGTCGAAGGCGTGCGCCGAGGCGCCCGGCTGCAGCAGGCTCGTGACGTC
The window above is part of the Agrococcus sp. ARC_14 genome. Proteins encoded here:
- a CDS encoding metal ABC transporter substrate-binding protein, translated to MRMLPALGATGALALVLTGCAGPASGSGSTDDRLEIVVTTTQLADVTRELVGDAADVTSLLQPGASAHAFDPGPTALSALADADLLIVSGAGLEGWLDDTVEASGFGGTLVDTSGALDLIAAEDDPHAGHDHGDEHAGETAQEHAEHDHADEEHAEEGHEGHDHGEFDPHVWTDPANVILQAEAIVDAVTAADPGADIDASATAYLAQLADLDEWMRGSIDQVPVEERLVVTTHDTFGYLERAFDVQVVGTVLPSLDDSADASAAHIDELVAEIRATGTPVVFSENAIDPQLAATIAREADVELRQGEDALAADALGPDGSATSTYIGAQIHNTTAIVTAWGAEPLQVPESLS